Below is a genomic region from Tepidiforma bonchosmolovskayae.
GGGCCGCGGTCGAGCTCCCGGCTGATGCTGCCCTTCTGCGGGACTACGTTCTGCTCGTCGATGAGCAGGAACGGCTGCGGGCGCGGATGGCGGCCGGCGAGATGACCCCGCCGGTGGTCTCGCGGATGGCCCAGGTCGAGCGGCACCTGCACCGGATCCGCGAGCACCTCGGGCTGACGCCGCTCGCGCGGTTCCGACTCCAGCTGCAGGTGCTCTCCGGCCGCGAGCGCGAGCAGCGGCTGGCCGCCCAGTCGGAGCAGGCGGAGCCGCCGGCGGTGGTGGTGCTCGATGAGCCGGCGCCGGAGCCGTGGCGGCCGGGTGGGGTGCAGGCCATCGCCGATGATGACGGCGATGGCAACAGCGACACTGCCGACAGCCAGGCCGCGCCCGGCGCTGGTGCAGGAGCGTGACCGCGAGTACTGGTCGCTCGGCTGGCACGTCATCGACTGGATCGAGCGGCACTGTGTGCTGACCAACGGCGAGTGGACCGGCCAGCCATTCCGTCTGCTGCCATGGCAGCGCAGGACCATTCAGCGGCTGTTCGAGGTCGACCCGGCGACCGGGCTGCGGAGATACAGGCGGGCGCTGATTGGCATCCCACGGAAAAACGGCAAAACCCAGCTCGCCGCGGCGCTCGCACTGTACCTGATGCTGGCCGACGGCGAGCCGTCGGCGGAGGTCTACGCGGCCGCGTCGAGCGAGGACCAGGCCGGGCTCGTGTTCGAGGCGGCGCGGCGCATCGTCACGATGGGCCCGCTGGCGGCGGCGTGCCAGGTCGGCGCCTCGCGCATCACGTCGAGCGCCGACCCGTATAGCTACCTTCAGCGCCTGACAAGCCGCGGGTCGAGCTGGCACGGGCTCAACATCCACGGGGTCATCCTCGACGAGCTGCACACGTGGACGACTGACGAGCAATCCGAGCTGTGGGCAGCGCTCACGACCGGCTCGGCTGCCCGGCGCCAACCGCTCCAGATCGCCATCACGACCGCCGGCGTCGACCTGCGGCGGTCGCGCTGCGGGCGCCTCTACCAGCTCGGCCGAGCGATCGAGCGCGGCGAGCAGAAGGACGACTCGTTCTACTTCGAGTGGTGGGAAGCGCCCGGTGAGCTGGACTACCGCGACCCGGCCGCGTGGAGGGCGGCCAACCCGTCGCTGGGCGTGACGGTCACCGAGTCCTACCTCCGCAGCGAGCTGGGAGTGGTGCCCGAGGCGGATTTCCGTCGCCTGTACCTCGACCAGTGGGTGTTGGCCGCGCAGCGGTGGCTGCCTCCGGGGGCGTGGGACGCCTGCACCGGTGATGCGTCGCTCGTCGACGGTGCCCCGACGTGGGTGGGCTGGGACGCGTCGACGCGCTACGACTCGTCGGCCATCGTCGCGGCGCAGGTGCGCGAGGACGGGACGGTGGCGGTGCAGGCGCGGGTGTGGTCGCGGCCGCTGGACATGGCCGGCGCCCCGGCTGCCGACTGGCGGATGCCGCTGGACGAGATGGCCGAGCACCTCCGCGCGCTGGCCGCACGCTACCGGGTCGTCGGGATCGCCTACGACCCGGCGTTTGTGACCTGGGCCGCGAGCGACCTGGAGGCGCAGGGCCTGCCGATGGTCGAGTGGCCACAGACGGACGCCCGGATGGTCCCGGCCACCCGCGCGGTCTACGAGCTGGTGGTGCAGCGCAGGCTCGTGCACTCGGGCGACCAGGTCCTCGCCGCCCACGTCGCCGACGCCGCCCCCTACTACACGCGCTCCGGCGGCACGCGGCTCCGGAAAGCCGGCGGGACGGCGCAGATCGACGCGGCCATCGCGATGCTGATGGCCGTCAGCATGGCACTCATCGAGGGCGGACAGCACGGGGCGCCGGAGGCTCCGCAGCTGTTCGTGTTCGAGGTCTAGGGGGAGCCCATGGCCTGGTGGGGACGCATGTTCCGGTGGGTCGGCGGGAGCCCGGACCGTACGGAGGAGACGCCGGCGTCAGCGGTCGTCGGCCTGCACTCGCAGGCAGGCGTCTGGATGGACGAGCAGGCGGCGCTCGCGATGGCGCCCGTCTACCGTGCGGTCACGCTCATCAGCCAGTCGATCGCCGCCATGCCGCTGCGCATCATGGAGCCGATGCCGGACGGCAGCCGCCGTGTGGCCAACCCGGAGGAGATGGCCGTCCTGTGGAGCCGCCCCAACCCGGAGGAGACCCGGGTGGAGTTCATCGGCCGCCTGCTCGCGCACCTGCTCATCTGGGGCGATGCGTTCGTGTTCGTCGCCGAGCCGGGCCCGCTCGGCGAGGCGCGCAGGCTCGCGCTCATCGAGCCTCCGCG
It encodes:
- a CDS encoding terminase TerL endonuclease subunit — its product is MATATLPTARPRPALVQERDREYWSLGWHVIDWIERHCVLTNGEWTGQPFRLLPWQRRTIQRLFEVDPATGLRRYRRALIGIPRKNGKTQLAAALALYLMLADGEPSAEVYAAASSEDQAGLVFEAARRIVTMGPLAAACQVGASRITSSADPYSYLQRLTSRGSSWHGLNIHGVILDELHTWTTDEQSELWAALTTGSAARRQPLQIAITTAGVDLRRSRCGRLYQLGRAIERGEQKDDSFYFEWWEAPGELDYRDPAAWRAANPSLGVTVTESYLRSELGVVPEADFRRLYLDQWVLAAQRWLPPGAWDACTGDASLVDGAPTWVGWDASTRYDSSAIVAAQVREDGTVAVQARVWSRPLDMAGAPAADWRMPLDEMAEHLRALAARYRVVGIAYDPAFVTWAASDLEAQGLPMVEWPQTDARMVPATRAVYELVVQRRLVHSGDQVLAAHVADAAPYYTRSGGTRLRKAGGTAQIDAAIAMLMAVSMALIEGGQHGAPEAPQLFVFEV